The genomic stretch TCCGCTTCTTCGACGGCATCGTGATCAGCCACGACTCCGCCTCACTCTCGGGGACTACCTCACCGAGGCGGACATCGTACCCCGCCGCGTTGTAGTCCAAGTCGTAGTGGATGGCGGCCTCCTTCAGGTTGTCAATGATGGCCGGCGGGCGGGCGCGCAGTCGGCTGATGAACTTGAGGTCGTGTTCTTCGAGGCAGTTCTGCATCCCGCGGCCGTAGAACCCGCCGTCCATGCAGACGACGTCCGGTTCGACGTAGTGCTTCGCGTACGTCAGCATCTCGTCTATCTGGTGCTCGATGTTCCCGCGCCGCTGGATGCTCTTCGCGGCCAGCGTGACGGGCATCTCGACGTTGGCGAGGCTGATGCTGGCGATCTGGAACGCGAAGGCGCTCCCGGCCTTCTGGTCCACACCCTCCACGCCGATAGGCTGGTCCTCGTGCGGGATGTCGTCGCGGTCGAGCCGCTTCCCGTCCTCGTCTTTCTCCGTCGAGTGCCGCCCGTACCACATCAGGTTGGTCAGGTCCATAGCGAGGTCGGACCGGTCCGGGAGATAGCCGTACTCGTCGAGAACCATGATGATGCGCTCCAGGGCGGCGAGGTACATCTTCCGCAGTTCGAAGGTGTCGTACTCGCGGAGCTGGTTCCAGAGTGCTTTGAACCCGGGCGCGTCCCGGTAGTAGAAGTACGGCAGGAACCGCAGCGAGGCCTCGGCATCGTTCGGGTGAATGTTGCATAGTCCGGCGATTTCCATCAGCTTGAACAACTGCCATTTCGGGTACGTGACCCTGGACTCGTCGCGGTCCAACTGGATGAATTGGTACGCGAGCTTCCGCATTTCCCGGGAAATGAGCACCAGTTCGGGTTCCCCGCGCCCGTCCGCGGTCGCGGCGGGGAGCGTCACGATCTCGTCGTTGTCCTCCAGCTGCTCCACGATCTCTCGGAGGCGGTGGCTGACGTCCGGGCCGATCTGCGCCTCCACCTCTTCGCTGATCCGCTCGATGGTGTTCTCGGTGACGACGTCATTTAGACCGAGACGCTCGGCAGCGCCGTCTTTGAGTTCGTCCTCGATGGCGTAGTCTTTCGAGGAACTGAGCGACCGGTACAGGAACAGGCGAGCGGCGTCCTCTTCGTCGAGCTTGTACCAGTTCTTCTCCAGGCTCCAGAAGGGGACGTTTCCGGTGTAGAGGTCGAGTTTCCCGACGGCTTCCTCCGGCGAGAGGCCTTGATCGAGGTAGCGGAGGAGTTGCGTCTCCAGGTCGAGATTGCCTTCTATCTGCGTGATGAGCGACGGACCGGAACTGGATTCGGAGATGTCGAAGTCGTCGATAGAAGGCTCGTCAAGGTCGCTGTCGGAGTCCTCGGAGTCTTCGGGTGGCTCCAGAAAGCGGTCAGGCGTTCGTCCATCGATGTCCGGTTCCCGCGACACGTTTCCCGGACAATACAGCAGTTCGGTACTTAAAACGAACCGTCAGTACACCGAATTCCGGGCCCATGCCGGGTACTCCGTGTAGACCGCGTCGAGTAGGTCCGTCAGGTCCTCGGTCGGGTACTCGTCGAACACGTCCCGAGCAGCTGCGCGGAGATCGTCGTGTTCGGCGTGCCCGAAGACGTCGTCGATGGCCGGACCGGCGCTGTAGTGGTATCGGATCCGGCCGTCGTCGTCCTTGATCTCCTCCTCGGTGACGTACTGGTTCTCGATGCAGTAGTCTACGACCGGGTAGAGGCCCTTGGCGAACGGGCCGTAGTCGCCCGCCTCGAAGACAAACCAGTTCTCTCCGACCTCCTGCTGGAACGCAAACATCAGCTTCTGGATGTACGTTCGCCCCTCCAGCTCGTGCGGGGCTTCATCGAAAAGGATGCACAGCGCCATCTCCTGGACGTGGCGCGGTGCTGGTTGCGGCTTCATATCCCCACGACCTCGTCGAGTACGATCTCTTCTGAGACGAAGCCACCGGTGACGTTCGGGCGGTCTTTCCCGATGGTCAGGACGCCCTCAACGTTGCACTGGCGGCATTGGTATCGAACCATCCGTTGCCAAGCCCGGTCCGGGTTTTCTGCGTCCCACGTTGATTTAGGTGCCATCGAACCGCCGCAGTGAGTGCATCGTCGGTCGGGTTCATCTTCCTTCATCGAGGTGTTACCCCCACGGATCCGGGCCGTAGCTACAGCCCCGGATCGGCTCCCAATCGCTCCAGTCCGTGTCCATCGCCTCTTTCAGCGGCATCGCGTCGTAACTGATCGGAAGCATCAGTCGGCAGTTCTCACAGACGACGCCGAGTACGGCTCGTTCGTAGCCGATTTGCGTAGTCGTCGAGTCGCATCGAGGACAGTCACCGCCGTCTTCTCCGGGACTCATATTCCGAGCCACTCCTTGCACTGCTGGATGTAGTTACGGTTGTTTTCCCGGTACTCCAGCGCCCTCTGGCAGATGTTCGGCCACTCTTCACGAGGTACCGACGGCTCACCGAGATACGGAACGCGGTCCTCGTCGATCACATCGGGTGGCATCCGCGCGACCGAGTAGATCGAGCAAAACTCTTCGCTGGTCTTGGCGACGTCCTCGCCGTTCTCATGGCGAACGCGGATGGCGACGTGGCCGAGTTCGTGCCAGAGCGTGACGTTCGTCGTGTGCTCCTCGGGCGGCAGGCAGATGAGCCGGTTGTAACCGAACGCTTGCGCCTGTGCGTCCGCGTTCTCGTAGAGAACACCGACGTTGATGGTCTCGTGAGCCAGCGCCGGGAAGTCTTTCAGTGCGATGGGGAGTCGCTTCTTGATGCTCTCCAGTACGTCCTCGTCGGCCTGACCGCCGAAGTGTTCGAGGACACGCCAAGCGGCGAGACCGCGAACCTCTCGACCGTCGCGTTCGTAGTTGATTGAAACACGCTGGCTCATGCTGCCTCCTCCGTCGGATCCCACCCGACGTTGTACCGCTCGCAGTCGGGGTTCGTGCAGGTCACTCGATCCATCCCGTCGAGCGGGTAGACGTCGGAGCCGCAGTTTGGACAGCCGTTCATAGCTCTTCGAGCCTCCACCGAAGCTGGATGCACAAGGCGGCGAGATCGTCCAATTCGGCTGCGATTCGTGCAGCGTCACCGTCCTCGTGCTCTGCCTCCAGGTACGCCTGTGCGAGTTCTCCCTGTTCTTCCTGCATTGCCAGAAGGAGCGTGTCGATCTCTTGGAGACCCCACTCTTCGACGTTCTCTTCGGCCCTCTCTCGCCAGTACGCCAGTTCCATCTTTGCCGAGGTCTGGTTTACGTCAGTCACGCCGACCCCTCCATCAGCGTGTACTGCTCGTGCTGGCCGGGCTCGATGTCGTCCTCATCAAGAATCTGGAGACAACCACGGCAGTACGTTCCGATGATCTCCTCCTCGTCTTCATCGGGGATAGTCAACGTCTGCCCCTCCGCTCGCTGGTGGCCGCACCCATCGCACCGAGTGGCGTTGTCGGGGTGTGGGTCCGAGTACGGGTAGATGTCCGCGCAGTATGGACACCCACCGTCAAGGGTTGGCTCGTCCTGCGGCATCCCGCAGTGGTGGCATCGGGATTGTTCAGTCGCGGTCGCATCACCCCGTCGCACCCCGGACACCGGAGCACGTCACCAGTCTTGTAGAGTGAGTCCCCGGCCCACGTCGATCCGCAGTGCTGGCACATGACGGGGTTCTCGTCGCCGTGTGCCCACTTCCGTGGTTGATTGAATTCAGAAATCTCAGGTTCGGGCAAGGGTCGGCACCTCCTTCACATCGCTAATCTCTTGACGGGTGAGCTTGCCGAACATCGGTTTGTCGTACCAGTTCTGCACCAGACCGACAGCGACCACGTCACCGTTGTGACAGTCGTCGCAGATCGGTCTGTGCTTCTCGTCTACGTAGACGAGCCGGACACTGCCGAACGGTTCGCCACACCCCTCACACTGAAGTAACTCGCTCATGCGTGGAATGTTACCTCAACGCCGTTGTATTCGAGCACGCGGTCGCCGCACTCCGGGCACTCGGTCGGGATGTGGTCCGCGAATTGAATTCGGTCGTAGCCATCTACTTTGACGTCCGACGGGTCGATCTCGACGCTGGTCAGCCACCCGTCGCAGAGGTCGGGCTCGTACTCGTGAATCATGCAGCGGATAGCGAGGTTGTTCTTCCGCAGCTCGTCGGGGACGCGGTCGAAGCTCATGCCTCAACCTCCACGCCGTCGTAGAACTCTTCGAATCCATCGGGGAGGGTCTCACGAGCCCACTTGAAGGCATCCTCGTGATTCATCCACTCCGGGAGTTCGGCGAGTGCCTCGCGTTTGTAGCAGACGCCAATTACTTCCCTTCCGTCTTCGGTCTTGACGATGACGCGCGGCATCCACGTCTTCGGCTTCTTGCCGGCAATTACCGTTCGCTCGCCGTCTTCGTCCTCCCAAGCGGAGTTCCCTCCTTGACACCGCATCAACGATACGTATTTTACAGTCGTCATGTTCTCACGGCGTAGGTCGCCACCCGAGTGGGCCAATCGAGATTTGAACTCGATTCGTGGCTTCTCTTCACCGCGGGGCAGTCCCTTTACCTCGCGGATGCACCGGTCCGGGTGCCGCACAGCGGCGCTCCCGGGCGGCGTGCCGGGGCGTCCCCCGGTTACGGGACATCCCGCGACTCGGTTCATTCCACCACGCACGTCCATGTGGCCCAAGTGCCCGCCCGGGGAGTCGAACCCCGACGCACGCGACCGTCTCCCCATCGCCCCGTTCCGGTGTGCCGTGGTAGGCGTGAGGGGCTGCGCCGGTTGCTGCGTGAGCAGCGGCCCGTCACGGGCCATCGCCGACGGTGTCGGGTACGCTTGGTCGCGCTCCACCGCGGTGCGGGCTCGCAGGAGATAAGCGGCCAGAGCCCCGAGCGTGCTTGTAGAGCGCGGGTAAATGGTTAGTGGATCCAGGGTCAGCGCCGCGGCTTCTTCTCTCGCTCGCGGGCTGCCTGAACGCGCTCGACTCGGGTGCATCTGATCGCTCACCTCCAAGGCCCCGGCGCGGAGTCGAACCGCGCTGCTCCAACGGGGCTACGCCGCCTCAATCGTCTTCAGTACGTCCACGATGGCCCCGCACTCGGGGCACACCGGGTAGTGGTCGTCGCGCTGGCAGTCGTCACCAGCCCACTCGCAGCGAGTGCAGCGGAAGTCAGGCGTCATTTCAGGCCCTCTCCACATCTTCGCTGGAGACGGCGACCATTCCGGGGTCGGCGAAGAACGCCGCCTTGGCGATGCTGATGTTGTCGAGCGTGTCCGCGTCGGTCACGATGCTGTCGCCTTCGCAGGTCATGACGACTACACCGCTGCGGTGCATCCAGATCGAGACGCCGACTCCCGCGTGGTTCCAGTGCTTGGAATGCAGGTCACCGGGTGCGCTGAGAATCGAGTCGTCTTCCTCGATAGCCGCCCGAACTCCCTTCTTCAGTTCAATTAGTTGGCGGGCCGTCAGGGCGTCCTCGGGCGCGTCGCCGGGGTGGACCCAATTGAGGAGTTCCGCCTTCTTCTGGCTGGTCTCGTCTTCTTCCTCGGTCGGTCGCTGAGCCACTTCTGCGCTCATATCAACCCATTCAATCCCGATGTACTTAGTAGTTGTGCATACTGCACAAGTAGTATGGATGGGCAGACCCCAAAGGCAAAGTGCGTAGGACTGGTTACTTTGCACATGGCCCGCGCACAGCCAATGCACACACCGATGGATGAGGACGATCTCCGCCCCGCAGATGAGGCTATCCTCGACGTTCTACAGCAGGGGCGCGCGACCAAGGGCATGCTCGTAGACGAGTCCGGCTACTCACGGAACACGATCTACAACCGACTGGAGGTTCTGGAGGCCGCGGGCCACGTCCGCGTCGTTCACGAATCGACCCGCCTCTTCGAGCTGGTCAGCGACCCGCGCGACGGTAGTCAGAAATCAGATACATCGGCCGAAAACGGCGACTGAATTACTCGGGGACAACGTACGAAATGAAGGACCAACTCACGAATCTGAATTTGAGAATTTACGACCAATTACCGAGGACTGCACACGAAAATATATAATACCAATCTGGGAATATGTTGGCGGAATCGAGTTTCACTTTCACCGCGCGCGGCTCGGCTTAAAGGCGGAGTGGACTCGATCCAAACGAGGTGACAACAATGGATGCGCGTGGGACCGAGAACTGCGGTCGTGGTGGTGTTACAGGCGCGAGCGAACGCTTAGCAACTCAGTCAAGAGTATTGCGACCAAGTGTACTGCAACTCAATCTGGTCCTCGAACACAACTCGATCATCTGCGTTGATACCGACGATAGTCAGGCGCGGTTGGTCCGCATCATCCGGACTCGCGACAACCCCGATGTCGCGAATATCGCTCTCTTCCCACGAAAAAGACGCCAGATCATCGCCCGGTTCAACATTCAAAAAGGCGATGACTCGACCATCGTTCTTCAGACCAATACGCGAAATATCGGTTCCATCACCGATTGTTTGTGTGAACCAAAGCGTAATACGAAGGGTTCCGTGAATGTGGGCTCGGCTTGTCCGTTGCCACTCAGCTTCGGCGCTGTCGAGTGCATCCGAGGCGTCCAAGACAGTCTTGGCCGTGGCATCGATTCGCGGTCCAAAGTAGTAGCGGTAGAGCGCCGTCAGTCCCATTTGAGCAATGGCCGTAGGCAGTTACCAAAAAACTCCGGACGCCAAATGAGAATCAGACGCGCGCGACGGCGATCGTCGCCGTGCCGCCCTGTTGGCTGCTGTCGGAGAGGGCAGCGTCGCGCCGCGCGAGCACGTCGAGCACGGACGGCAGGACGACCGTGTCGTCGATCGCGATCTCGATCGTCAGCGACGCGCGCAGGCCGGCGTCCGGCTCGACGAGATCAGTATCGAGCACGCTGGGGAGTGACTCCAGCTGGCGCGCGGTCGGGATCGCCTCGGGGCGGCAGGTCTGATGTAGGCTCATGCGACAGCCTCGTGAGCGGCGTCGCAGTCGTCGCACAGCCCGACGGGGCCGTTGGAGGTCGTGGCGATCGGATCGCCACAGCACGGGCACGTGAGCCGCCTCATTGGCTCGCGTACGGTGCCGCCTCGGCGATGCGCTTTCGGCGGCGTGCTCGGCGGTCGCCGGCGTCCGCGAGCGGTTCGTCGTCGGTACGCTTATCGGTCGTGTCGCCCTCAGTAACAGGCGACGGGCTTTCGGTCGACATAGCTGGAACCGAGCCCACCCGTCGCCCGCCTGCTGTAACAGGCGGGCAGTTTCACCGTGAAACTGCTATAGAGCGACGGGTGAACTCAATAACTTCTAACGTACGAACCACCATAAAACCTTTCCAACGTCGGAGAAACATCCGAGTGTATGAGCACTCGACGGGGGCCGAAAATGAGTGATCCGAGCCACGATCAAGTCTTACAGTTCGTTCGTCAGCAGGATTGTCCGTTTGTGACGACTCGCGAGGTTGCGGAGCGATTCGATACAGTCACACGCCGGACGATCAACAAGCGCCTAAACGACCTTCATGACGACTCGGACCTGCAAAAGCGAGAAATCGGCGCGCGGTCTGTCGTTTGGTACCTGCCCAGTCAGTCAGAGCCAGACAACACCGCTTTGCCCTCGTCGGAAAGCCAGTAGACCTTCGTGGTCCCCACGAGCTTGACATTCAGCAGACCGTCGTCGACAAGCTGATTCATGCGATTTCTCGTCTGTTTGTAGCCAACATCCATATCCGGCTCAATGTCTCGCGCTGTCGCGAATGGCTCCGGGCGCAGGCGGATATACCGGAGGATGTCAACATCGTCATCTGAGACTTCTGGCCCGGGCACTATTACCTCACATTCGGTTGTATCTATCGTATATATTCAAAGGCAATATTTCCGGCGTCGGTGTTGTTCTGGCGTTGGAATTAATAGGGAGTAGTGTTACGCTACGGGCATGCGACGCTACGAGGCGGATTCGGTTGTCGTGAAAACGACGCCGAACGGGTTCACGCCCCGTCCGACGCCATCGGGTATCGCACAACCCGTATGCACGAGTTAGACCCGAACCCCCGTAAATCCGGGGGTACGACAACGGTTGGAGGCGCATCGGATAAGAGTAGCCACATCCTACGCGTCGGCCGCGTGACGCAGGAGGCCCACGCCGCCGTCTGTCGGAGTTACGAGGGCGAGGCCGCCCGCGCTCGCGAGCGCATCGAGATCGCGCTGGAGACGTGGAACCGCGACGACGCCGTCCGCGAGCAGCTCGTCGCCGCGCGCCAGCACTACCTCGTCGGCGAGGTGTGTCGCCAGCATCTCCGCGAGGCCGCGCAGTTGCTCGTCGCCGAGGGCGATCCCGAGGCCGACTTCAAGCGCGGGGGTGCGTTCGCGTGACCGATCCCGCGCAGAATTACCTCCGGAAAGCGCGTCGCGCGGCCGAGCGCGACGACCGGATGCAGGTCGCCTGGCACCTCACGCAAGCCCAAAAGCACGGCGCGGACGACGACGCCGTCGACGCGATCAAAGCCGAGGTGACCGCATGAGTCGCTCGCACCAATCGCGATTCGGCTCCGACGGCGCGCTCCAGCGCGAGGAGAAGTACCCGAATATTGACGGTGCCGAGTCGTTGCAGCGGCCGCCGACCGACGCCGAAGTTCGGTGGGGAATCACCGGTCCGGAACTCGAGCGCCGTGTCCAGGCCGATGCCGAACCGACTTCGAGAATCGAGCGTCGGTGTTCGGAATGCGGGAAACAGGTGACAGAAACGCCCGCTGGCGTTGAGGTCGGGCACGCGAAAGAGCGTGACGACGGCCGGCGTTGTCCAGCTCGTGATGGCTTAGTTCAGATCGAAACGTTAGACGACTTCGTGGAGGTCGAGCAATGAGACTGGATCCATCACGTTCGCGGGGCTTTATGTCCCCGTGCACTCTGGTGGGGAGTAAGACACACCCGACGCTGACGGACGTGAGAAAGTGGCCCCAGCAAACTGAGGGAGCCAACCTGAACACCTGTCTCCTCTCGCTGGTGCCTCTTAGTCGTACCGGGAGCGGAGCGTGTGTCGCCAACCAGCCATGTCAGCACACACCACACACAGAGGTGGCAGGATGAGTGCGCAGACAGCACCCGGCGAGGCCGACACCGACTCGGAGACTTACCGGATTTACGACCACCGGACCGACCCGTTCGTCGGCGACACAGTCGTTCTCTCGACGGCCGACGATCGCATCGGCGGCACCGTCGAGCGCGCGGTCGTGCACGCTGAGGACGACGCGCCGCTCGTCGAGATCGCGCGTCCGGACGGCGAGACCGCAAGGGTCCCCTGGGACATCGTCGAGACGGTCAACAGTCGCGTGTCGGTCGCGACGTACGGCTGTCCTGCCTGCGGCGCGATCAGCGAGGACTGCTACCGCTGCTCTCAGTGCGGCCGTGATCTCGCCGGCGAGCAGGCGACGGTCGGTCGGCACGGAGGTGAGATGTGATGGCCGCGAGTGACGAGCCCGTCGAGCCGTTGGTGCAAGCGCTCAACCGCAAGGTCAACCACCAAGCCGATCGTATCGACGACCTCGAGGAGCGCCTGGCGGCGCTGGAGGAGGGCGAATGAGCGTGGAATCGATCACCGAATCCGACGCTGACGCCGAGCCGACGAAAGGCGAGATGCTCGAGACGATGCGCGGGATGCAAGCGCGCATTGAGCAACTTGAGGACGAGAAGGACGAGCTTCAACAGCAAGTTGACGATCTCGAGCACAACCAGAAGAACACGAAAGTCAGCAAAGACGAGATCAACCTGATTCTCGGCTCCCTCGTTGGGATGGACCACATCGACATGACCGCCGACGTGGTCGAGAATCGCGATGTGGTCGCTGACATCCGCGAGCGTATCGAGTCGCTGGAGTCGCAAACTGCGCAGTTTGAGGAGCTGGAAGAACGGCTAAGCGATGGCGGCACCGAAGGCGTCTCCGAGGCCTGGGAGGCGATCGTCGACCAAGCGATGAACAAACGTAACAGCAGCACGCACGCGCTCCCGAACAACCGTGTGAAGCTACACCGCGGCGACATCGTCGGTGCGACCGGCAAGAGCGAGGATATGTGCGGAACGTATATCGAGTGGTTCGCCGCCGATCCTGACAGCGAGGACGACGACAAGGGTAAGTACAAGAAACGGGGGACGGAGTACCGGCCGTACAAGCCGCCGTCGGACGGCGTCGCCCAGCGCCGGAAGTCGATCGTTATCGATCTCGACGTGTGGGGTGAGGACGCATGAGCCGTTCCGGGTCGAACGTTCTTCCCACCCGGTCGGTTCCTGAGGGGTGGGTCGAACGTTCTTCCCACCCGATTGGTGGAATGGGGGGTCGAACATGACCCCGAGACGCGGCGGGAAGCCGCCTCCGACACGCTCCACGTCTCACTTACGTTACGACGTGTCGCGTAACTTACTCGCTTTCGCGGTTCGTTAGAGCGTGGTGCGGTAGTTGCTGCGGTGTTGCTGCGGTGGTGGTAGGGGTGGGTGGGGACCGAGAATCGGGTGGGAAGAACGTTCGACCCGATTTCCGTTCGACCCGGTCTCTCCGGGACGTTCTGCCGAGCCGCTGACACACCGTGAGAAATAGTCCGCGCGTCTACCGCGGCGACCAGTACACCGCCGTCTGATTCCTGTTCACGCCATCCGATGCGTCGACGGCGGCGTTCACCGCCTTACGCCATGACTCACCGCCGACGCCGACGCCTAGCTCGTCGGCGCTGTCTTTGATCTCGGCGGACGTGTACCGTGCGCCGCGTCGGATCCGCGTGAGCAAGAGCGCGCACGCCTGCACGCGGTCGTCGGTCTTGCTGATGTCCTCCCACTCGACACGCTCGACCAACTCGACGAGATCGGCGTCGGCCTCGCGTACCTCATGCGGGGCGACAGCCTCGCCGGTCTCGTGGGTCAGCTCGTACAGACCCTTGTGGACGCGTTCAACGTCGCCCGTCAGCCGCAGGTCCCGCAGCTTGTTATTGATAAGTTGGCCGCTCTCGCCGGTACGTGACGCCAGATACCCGGGCGTTGCGCGACCGTCCTCGAGTAACTCGAGTATCTCGTGGTGCAGGTCGTCGAGTTCATCGCTACTCATGTGGGGTACGAGTTGTGTGCTCACGTGGATCGTATATTGGTTGGCATTTTGTAAGTGATTTTCGGCGGTCTAATGGCTGTGTGTTGGTACTACAAACGGTGTGTGGTGTGCAAATTGCGACGCAAACACTAAGTGGTAACGGACTAATATGTATGTAGACACCATGCGACGCACGCGTCGGAACAGTCCATCGGCCAAGCGCGCAGTCGCCTCTGAGTGCCACTCATTCGCTGTCAGCATGGGCGCGTCGCCTGGTGTCGTCTCTCTCCCGGGC from Halobaculum sp. CBA1158 encodes the following:
- a CDS encoding helix-turn-helix domain-containing protein, with protein sequence MDEDDLRPADEAILDVLQQGRATKGMLVDESGYSRNTIYNRLEVLEAAGHVRVVHESTRLFELVSDPRDGSQKSDTSAENGD
- a CDS encoding transposase, producing the protein MSREPDIDGRTPDRFLEPPEDSEDSDSDLDEPSIDDFDISESSSGPSLITQIEGNLDLETQLLRYLDQGLSPEEAVGKLDLYTGNVPFWSLEKNWYKLDEEDAARLFLYRSLSSSKDYAIEDELKDGAAERLGLNDVVTENTIERISEEVEAQIGPDVSHRLREIVEQLEDNDEIVTLPAATADGRGEPELVLISREMRKLAYQFIQLDRDESRVTYPKWQLFKLMEIAGLCNIHPNDAEASLRFLPYFYYRDAPGFKALWNQLREYDTFELRKMYLAALERIIMVLDEYGYLPDRSDLAMDLTNLMWYGRHSTEKDEDGKRLDRDDIPHEDQPIGVEGVDQKAGSAFAFQIASISLANVEMPVTLAAKSIQRRGNIEHQIDEMLTYAKHYVEPDVVCMDGGFYGRGMQNCLEEHDLKFISRLRARPPAIIDNLKEAAIHYDLDYNAAGYDVRLGEVVPESEAESWLITMPSKKRIERAETGTEDKGNWEVYYTNLDPEEFGGLEIGRRYRQRWTIETAYRLMKHDFTAKSASELRSQREFIANMAFIYNAMWMASNVTYAVENDRPVKDDQGRYPFTANQFMVAMLLDMEDIDVGEVRDLSVRSNIVREVFGDGYPFLLEGHPEFEN